One Nostocoides sp. HKS02 genomic window carries:
- a CDS encoding fumarylacetoacetate hydrolase family protein, producing MRLATVATPDGATYAAVRCGDAWRALPAPDLSTLLTRDAWRDLAADPGAELSGATPVNPLPRPGKVICAGLNYAEHITEMGRDLPSHPTLFAKFADTLTGPHDAIHAPAAVELDWEAELAVVVGTELRGATEDDARRSIAGYTIANDISVRDWQRRTLQWLQGKAWDATTPIGPVVVTPDELDPEAGVEVTCEVNGATVQRGNTRTLVFGAATLLAYISQFTTLRAGDLVLTGTPGGVGMGMEPPRFLADGDVVRTAIAGIGALENTIHLT from the coding sequence GTGCGACTGGCCACGGTGGCGACACCAGACGGCGCGACGTATGCCGCGGTCCGCTGCGGCGACGCCTGGCGGGCGTTGCCGGCCCCCGACCTGTCCACGCTCCTCACCCGCGACGCCTGGCGCGACCTCGCGGCCGACCCGGGCGCAGAGCTGTCGGGAGCCACGCCCGTGAACCCACTCCCCCGCCCGGGCAAGGTGATCTGCGCCGGGCTGAACTACGCCGAGCACATCACCGAGATGGGGCGCGACCTGCCGTCGCACCCCACCCTGTTCGCCAAGTTCGCCGACACCCTCACGGGTCCGCACGATGCCATCCACGCGCCCGCCGCCGTGGAGCTCGACTGGGAGGCCGAGCTCGCCGTCGTGGTCGGCACCGAGCTGAGGGGGGCCACCGAGGACGACGCGCGCCGCAGCATCGCCGGCTACACCATCGCCAACGACATCTCGGTCCGTGACTGGCAACGCCGCACCCTCCAGTGGTTGCAGGGCAAGGCCTGGGACGCCACGACCCCGATCGGCCCGGTGGTCGTCACCCCCGACGAGCTGGACCCCGAGGCAGGCGTCGAGGTCACCTGCGAGGTCAACGGCGCCACCGTGCAGCGTGGCAACACCCGGACCCTCGTGTTCGGCGCGGCCACCTTGCTCGCCTACATCTCCCAGTTCACCACCCTGCGCGCCGGGGACCTCGTCCTCACCGGCACCCCCGGAGGCGTCGGCATGGGCATGGAGCCACCCCGGTTCCTCGCCGACGGCGACGTGGTCCGCACCGCCATCGCCGGCATCGGTGCGCTCGAGAACACCATCCACCTGACCTGA
- a CDS encoding DUF2231 domain-containing protein translates to MTGSGPDHLPDATPATGAERPVAVRLVQSLERAGALDQLSLPIGWLSRVTERPGLRGALTGTALGHAVHPAMTDVPIGLWSSSLLLDVLGREEDRPASRRLLAAGLLTAVPTVLTGLAEWRGTAKPETRIASAHAALNVVAVALYAGSLATRRRAHGRSVALSFAATSVATVAGLLGGHLSAARKTGSRHPSFATDGVGPRLSR, encoded by the coding sequence ATGACCGGCAGCGGACCAGACCACCTCCCCGACGCCACACCAGCCACCGGCGCCGAGCGACCCGTCGCGGTGCGGCTGGTGCAGAGCCTGGAGCGCGCGGGCGCACTCGACCAGCTGAGTCTCCCGATCGGCTGGCTGTCGCGCGTGACCGAGCGGCCCGGCCTGCGCGGCGCCTTGACCGGGACGGCGCTGGGTCACGCAGTGCACCCGGCGATGACCGACGTGCCGATCGGACTGTGGAGCTCGAGCCTCCTGCTGGACGTCCTCGGGCGCGAGGAGGACCGGCCCGCGTCCCGTCGACTGTTGGCCGCCGGACTGCTCACCGCCGTGCCCACGGTCCTCACGGGCTTGGCCGAGTGGAGGGGCACGGCCAAGCCCGAGACGCGGATCGCGTCGGCCCATGCGGCGCTCAACGTGGTCGCGGTGGCCCTGTATGCCGGGTCGCTCGCGACGCGGCGGCGCGCGCATGGTCGGTCCGTCGCTCTGTCGTTCGCGGCCACGTCGGTGGCCACCGTGGCGGGCCTGCTGGGGGGCCACCTCAGCGCCGCCCGCAAGACCGGTAGCCGGCACCCCTCATTCGCCACCGACGGCGTGGGTCCCCGGCTGAGTCGCTGA
- a CDS encoding PaaX family transcriptional regulator C-terminal domain-containing protein: MPTASSSPATTPAEDPAPTPTSAAEPHLGTGRQLQQFIVTICALYARGERSIAVADLIRLLETLHVEEAAARSALSRLKKRGILNSTRANGGAAYRLDPALEDVFEEGDERIFATRRATPDERWLLVAFSVPEARRHLRHQIRRVLASRGFGTVAAGLWIAPESGYAHVRRELEREGLAGFVEFFSAEVMTDEVGSRVAQWWDLDALAELYAGFRAAFGPVLERWQQRGPVGDDPQAFADHVLLLTAWRRLPYLDPGLPSEYLPADWEGLAAERLFMALHELLSPAAARHAATVLGP; this comes from the coding sequence GTGCCCACCGCCTCCAGCTCACCTGCCACGACCCCGGCGGAGGATCCGGCGCCGACGCCGACGTCGGCTGCGGAGCCGCACCTCGGCACCGGGCGCCAGCTGCAGCAGTTCATCGTGACGATCTGCGCGCTCTATGCGCGGGGTGAGCGGTCGATCGCGGTCGCCGACCTGATCCGGCTCCTCGAGACGCTTCACGTCGAGGAGGCCGCGGCCCGCTCGGCCCTGTCCCGGTTGAAGAAGCGCGGCATCCTCAACAGCACGCGCGCGAACGGGGGCGCCGCGTATCGACTCGACCCGGCGCTGGAGGACGTGTTCGAGGAAGGCGACGAGCGGATCTTCGCCACTCGCCGGGCCACGCCGGACGAGCGGTGGCTGCTGGTGGCCTTCTCTGTGCCCGAGGCGCGACGGCACCTGCGTCACCAGATCCGCAGGGTCCTGGCTAGCCGCGGCTTCGGCACGGTCGCGGCGGGGCTGTGGATCGCGCCCGAGTCCGGGTACGCACACGTGCGCCGTGAGCTCGAGCGCGAGGGGCTTGCGGGGTTCGTCGAGTTCTTCTCGGCGGAGGTGATGACCGACGAGGTCGGGTCACGGGTCGCCCAGTGGTGGGACCTCGACGCCCTGGCCGAGCTGTATGCCGGGTTCCGCGCCGCGTTCGGACCCGTCCTGGAACGGTGGCAGCAGCGGGGGCCCGTCGGCGACGACCCCCAGGCCTTCGCCGACCACGTCCTGCTGCTCACGGCATGGCGGCGGCTGCCCTACCTCGACCCGGGACTGCCCTCGGAGTACCTGCCCGCCGACTGGGAGGGGCTGGCCGCGGAGCGACTCTTCATGGCTCTGCACGAGCTGCTCTCCCCCGCGGCCGCACGCCACGCCGCGACGGTGCTCGGACCCTGA
- a CDS encoding RidA family protein translates to MSPPWPVAPITPSARYSDFFTTVTYSQYRVSRPRRSHDAHRDQPRHAAHPRGYSHGTLSGTTLYLGGQTALDSEMRIVEGGIVAQFRQAFGNVLTTLREAGGLPEDLVSITIYLTDIPDYQAHGSEIGAVWRELAGPVYPAMAGIGCTALWQPEALIEILGVAVIPQERLRVP, encoded by the coding sequence GTGTCGCCACCGTGGCCAGTCGCACCGATTACTCCCTCCGCTCGATATAGCGACTTTTTCACGACCGTCACGTATAGTCAATACCGAGTTTCGAGACCGAGGAGATCCCATGACGCCCATCGCGATCAACCCCGCCACGCTGCCCACCCCCGGGGGTACTCCCACGGCACCCTCAGCGGCACGACGCTGTACCTCGGCGGCCAGACCGCCCTCGACTCCGAGATGCGGATCGTCGAGGGCGGGATCGTGGCGCAGTTCCGGCAGGCGTTCGGCAACGTGCTGACGACCCTGCGCGAGGCCGGCGGCCTGCCGGAGGACCTCGTGAGCATCACGATCTACCTCACCGACATCCCCGACTACCAGGCGCACGGCAGCGAGATCGGTGCGGTCTGGCGCGAGCTGGCCGGCCCGGTCTACCCGGCGATGGCCGGCATCGGCTGCACCGCCCTGTGGCAACCCGAGGCCCTGATCGAGATCCTCGGCGTCGCCGTGATCCCGCAGGAACGCCTGCGCGTCCCCTGA
- a CDS encoding acyl-CoA thioesterase domain-containing protein, with product MNFDDYVLEGDPTPWALPDGTVAPVVTRGGLEDVQTMDSGGAVRVSGVSNQHTPAQRLWYGRVSNAPGFRSVSHHHGEAETGGYVLSGKARIYYGEKFGDYVDLETGDWVFVPPLHAARRVQHVDHRGPRLADDAHPGQHRRQPRRRRRRHARGVPARMTPTSAALTSQVLTDALELTPAKAEVFDEAYTATTQYCPWPKAYGGDMVAQATVAALRSVDTDRRLHSMHSYFMRPVDIGAQVRYEVERLRDGRGYSTRQVRAFQGGKPVYVALASFHVPETGGEYAADAPRAVPPPESLPSAAAYLEAFEPGTDETGTMTADSRAYWSGGRSFDMRHVPGPVYVRVEGERVPHQGVWVNPFDPLRPVAGLDDTQLAQAALAYACDYTILEPVLRVLGLAWADRGLVTASLDHAMWFHRPCAMDDWLLYAQEAVAAGSGRGLGLGRFFTRDGEHVATVAQEGMLRAGQRL from the coding sequence ATGAACTTCGACGACTACGTGCTCGAGGGCGACCCGACCCCCTGGGCCCTCCCCGACGGCACCGTCGCCCCGGTGGTGACCCGCGGCGGTCTCGAGGACGTCCAGACGATGGATTCCGGTGGCGCCGTGCGGGTTTCGGGGGTCAGCAACCAGCACACCCCGGCCCAGCGGCTGTGGTACGGCCGGGTGTCCAACGCCCCCGGGTTCCGGTCGGTGTCCCACCACCACGGCGAGGCCGAGACGGGCGGCTACGTCCTGTCGGGCAAGGCGCGCATCTACTACGGCGAGAAGTTCGGCGACTACGTCGACCTCGAGACCGGCGACTGGGTGTTCGTTCCCCCCCTTCATGCCGCACGTCGAGTGCAACATGTCGACCACCGAGGACCTCGTCTGGCTGACGACGCGCACCCCGGACAACATCGTCGTCAACCTCGCCGACGTCGACGACGCCACGCTCGAGGGGTTCCGGCGCGCATGACCCCCACCTCCGCGGCCCTCACCTCCCAGGTCCTCACCGACGCCCTCGAGCTGACGCCAGCCAAGGCAGAGGTGTTCGACGAGGCCTACACCGCGACCACCCAGTACTGCCCGTGGCCCAAGGCGTACGGCGGCGACATGGTCGCCCAGGCCACGGTGGCGGCCCTGCGGTCCGTCGACACCGATCGCCGGCTCCACTCGATGCACAGCTACTTCATGCGGCCCGTCGACATCGGAGCGCAGGTCCGCTACGAGGTCGAGCGGCTGCGCGACGGCCGCGGCTACTCGACCCGGCAGGTGCGCGCCTTCCAGGGTGGCAAGCCCGTGTACGTCGCCCTGGCCTCGTTCCACGTCCCCGAGACCGGCGGTGAGTATGCCGCCGACGCACCCCGCGCGGTGCCGCCGCCGGAGTCGCTCCCGAGCGCCGCGGCATACCTCGAGGCGTTCGAGCCGGGCACGGACGAGACAGGGACGATGACCGCCGACTCCCGCGCCTACTGGTCCGGCGGCAGGTCCTTCGACATGCGGCACGTCCCAGGGCCGGTCTACGTCCGGGTCGAGGGTGAGCGAGTGCCGCACCAGGGCGTCTGGGTCAACCCGTTCGACCCGCTGCGCCCGGTCGCGGGCCTCGACGACACGCAGCTCGCGCAGGCGGCGCTGGCCTACGCCTGCGACTACACGATCCTCGAGCCGGTGCTGCGCGTCCTGGGTCTCGCCTGGGCCGATCGTGGCCTGGTGACCGCCAGCCTCGACCACGCCATGTGGTTCCACCGGCCGTGCGCGATGGATGACTGGCTGCTCTATGCGCAGGAGGCCGTCGCCGCCGGCTCCGGGCGCGGGCTGGGGCTCGGGCGCTTCTTCACCCGTGACGGCGAACACGTGGCCACCGTCGCCCAAGAGGGCATGCTCCGGGCCGGCCAGCGACTGTGA
- a CDS encoding sigma-70 family RNA polymerase sigma factor → MTQISDQTSLEHSSRDLHAAYVEATRQEAHERAESLLAQAQDCDDTKRAEALRREAVVLCLDLADSVAVRYRGRGIDADDLVQVGRMALVKAARGYRVGCGSSFAAYAVPTISGEIKRHFRDCGWAVRPPRRLQELRAQLATEEDLLRHRLQREPSTGELAGALGLERGDVQEAQACSAAYRAVSLDAPVVGGRHPIDVAERDGDHVEALARRDALAQAIASLSERERRIIRLRFVEERTQSEIGLALGVSQMQVSRLLTAILARLRHDLSDPVMAA, encoded by the coding sequence ATGACCCAAATTTCTGACCAGACCAGTCTCGAACATTCCAGCCGGGACCTCCACGCGGCATACGTCGAGGCCACCCGCCAAGAGGCCCACGAGCGTGCCGAATCCCTTCTGGCACAGGCCCAGGACTGTGATGACACCAAACGCGCCGAGGCGCTGCGACGAGAAGCCGTGGTCCTCTGCCTCGACCTCGCCGACAGCGTGGCGGTCCGTTACCGCGGCCGGGGCATCGACGCCGACGACCTCGTGCAAGTGGGCCGGATGGCCCTGGTGAAGGCAGCTCGCGGTTACCGGGTCGGCTGCGGAAGCAGCTTCGCCGCGTATGCCGTGCCGACGATTTCCGGTGAGATCAAACGGCATTTTCGCGACTGTGGCTGGGCGGTGCGACCGCCTCGCCGCCTGCAGGAGCTGCGCGCCCAGCTCGCCACCGAGGAGGACCTGCTGCGCCACCGGCTGCAGCGCGAGCCGTCCACCGGGGAGCTGGCGGGTGCCCTCGGCTTGGAGCGTGGCGATGTCCAGGAGGCGCAGGCCTGCTCGGCCGCCTACCGTGCAGTCTCCCTCGATGCCCCCGTGGTCGGTGGTCGCCACCCGATCGACGTGGCCGAACGCGACGGCGACCATGTCGAGGCGCTGGCCCGGCGCGATGCACTGGCCCAGGCCATCGCCTCACTCTCGGAGCGGGAGCGCCGGATCATCCGGCTGCGGTTCGTCGAGGAGCGGACCCAGTCAGAGATCGGACTCGCGCTCGGGGTGAGCCAGATGCAGGTTTCGCGCCTGCTCACCGCCATCCTCGCCCGGCTCCGCCACGACCTCAGCGACCCCGTGATGGCCGCGTGA
- a CDS encoding OsmC family protein: protein MATTRTAAAHWEGSLKEGAGEVTLQSSGIGTYAVTWASRAEEANGKTSPEELIAAAHSTCFSMALSNALAQAGTPPTTIDTSASVTFQPGTGITGIALSVVADVPGMTAEQFEEAAQGAKQGCPVSQALAAVPITLEARLGG from the coding sequence ATGGCCACCACCCGCACCGCCGCCGCCCACTGGGAGGGCTCGCTCAAGGAAGGCGCTGGCGAGGTCACCCTCCAGTCCTCAGGGATCGGGACGTATGCCGTGACGTGGGCTTCGCGTGCCGAGGAGGCGAACGGCAAGACCAGCCCCGAGGAGCTGATCGCCGCCGCGCATTCGACGTGCTTCTCGATGGCGTTGTCCAACGCACTCGCTCAAGCGGGCACACCTCCGACGACCATCGACACCTCGGCCTCGGTGACCTTCCAGCCCGGCACCGGCATCACCGGGATCGCCCTGTCCGTGGTCGCTGACGTCCCGGGTATGACGGCAGAACAGTTCGAGGAGGCCGCCCAGGGCGCTAAGCAGGGCTGCCCGGTCAGCCAGGCGCTCGCCGCCGTGCCGATCACCCTCGAGGCACGGCTGGGCGGCTGA